In a single window of the Acidobacteriota bacterium genome:
- a CDS encoding PIN domain-containing protein, whose protein sequence is MIILDANILLYAYMANFPQHKKAADWLEKTLSGNGATIGLIWPVATAFLRLGTNARIFDDPFSMDFARSRLDDLVQHPSVVVLSAGPRHWSILSGLLKKYNITGDLVTDAHIAASSIEHKAIVATSDRDFRRFSDDISIIDPIGG, encoded by the coding sequence GTGATAATCCTCGACGCAAATATCCTTCTATATGCGTACATGGCCAATTTCCCTCAGCACAAAAAAGCGGCGGATTGGCTTGAAAAAACCCTGTCTGGGAATGGGGCGACGATCGGACTTATATGGCCGGTAGCGACTGCCTTCCTGCGACTCGGCACAAATGCTCGAATATTTGATGACCCATTCTCGATGGATTTTGCACGATCGCGGCTCGACGATCTAGTTCAGCATCCAAGCGTCGTCGTACTTTCGGCTGGGCCTAGACACTGGTCGATTCTTTCGGGCCTGCTCAAAAAATACAACATAACAGGCGACCTCGTCACCGATGCCCATATCGCCGCGAGTTCAATTGAACACAAAGCGATCGTTGCAACCTCAGATCGTGACTTTCGTCGTTTTTCGGATGATATTTCGATCATTGATCCGATCGGCGGGTGA
- the tkt gene encoding transketolase, producing the protein MISRSDLDQLCINTIRTLSLDAIQKANSGHPGLPLGMAPAAHVLWTKFLRHDPKRPKWFGRDRFLLSGGHGSMLLYSLLHLTGYDLPMDEIKRFRQLGSKTAGHPENILTPGVEVTTGPLGQGFANGVGMGLAGKHLAARFNKPGFKVIDDYIYCICSDGDLMEGVSYEAASLAGHLKLGNLIYLYDDNRITIDGSTDLAFSEDVTKRFESCGWHVLDVADGNDLKAIEAAIKAAQKVKDKPSLIRVHTIIGFGMPKQGTSKAHSDAPGEEAVKETKRNLGWPENKHFYVPKEVFAHMRQAVKNGAKLSRDWDKLVAKYEKTHPELGAALRTMIDGLPDGWEAALPKFDGVDAKATRAYSGDVINAIADAVPNLIGGSADLTPSNNTFIRSSADIQAGRYGNRNIHFGIREHAMGSVMNGIALYGGLVPFGGTFQTFSDYMRPAIRLAALSHIQVIYVFTHDSIGLGEDGPTHQSVEHIAAMRAIPKLAVIRPCDAHEVREAWRAALKRTGAPTAFALSRQKVALIDRKKYADAKGLHKGAYILAEAETKAGKAATPKLIIIATGSEVGLALEAREKLNAEGMPTRVVSMPSWEFFDNQPQKYRDEVLPPKITARLAVEAGVSQGWHKYVGDRGAILAVDKFGTSAPAEDVFRDYGFTAENVVAMAKTLD; encoded by the coding sequence ATGATTTCACGATCCGATCTCGACCAGCTCTGTATCAACACCATTCGCACGTTGTCGCTCGACGCCATTCAAAAGGCGAACTCGGGCCATCCGGGACTGCCGCTCGGCATGGCGCCGGCGGCGCATGTGCTGTGGACCAAATTTTTGCGGCACGATCCGAAACGCCCAAAATGGTTCGGCCGCGACCGCTTTTTGTTGAGCGGCGGACACGGCTCGATGCTGCTTTATTCGCTGCTGCATCTGACGGGCTACGACCTGCCGATGGACGAGATCAAACGTTTTCGGCAGTTGGGATCGAAAACGGCGGGGCATCCTGAGAACATCCTGACGCCGGGCGTCGAGGTGACGACGGGGCCGCTGGGGCAGGGCTTTGCGAACGGCGTCGGAATGGGACTGGCGGGCAAGCATCTGGCGGCGCGTTTTAACAAGCCGGGCTTTAAGGTCATCGACGACTATATTTACTGCATCTGCTCGGACGGCGATCTGATGGAAGGCGTCAGTTACGAGGCCGCAAGCTTAGCCGGTCATCTGAAACTCGGCAATCTAATTTACCTCTACGACGACAATCGAATTACCATCGACGGCTCGACGGATCTGGCGTTCTCTGAGGACGTGACGAAGCGTTTCGAATCGTGCGGCTGGCATGTATTGGATGTCGCTGACGGCAATGACCTTAAGGCCATCGAAGCGGCGATCAAGGCCGCACAGAAAGTGAAAGACAAGCCGTCGCTGATCCGCGTGCACACGATCATCGGATTCGGAATGCCGAAACAGGGCACGTCAAAAGCACACTCTGACGCACCCGGCGAAGAGGCCGTGAAAGAAACCAAACGCAATCTCGGCTGGCCCGAAAACAAGCATTTTTACGTGCCGAAAGAGGTTTTCGCACACATGCGTCAGGCAGTGAAGAACGGCGCAAAACTCAGCCGCGACTGGGACAAGCTTGTAGCGAAATACGAAAAGACGCATCCGGAACTCGGTGCCGCCTTGCGCACGATGATCGACGGACTGCCCGACGGCTGGGAGGCAGCTCTGCCGAAATTTGACGGCGTCGATGCAAAGGCCACACGTGCCTACAGCGGCGACGTGATCAACGCCATCGCCGATGCCGTGCCGAATCTGATAGGCGGTTCGGCGGATCTGACGCCTTCGAATAATACGTTCATCAGATCGTCCGCCGATATTCAGGCAGGCCGCTACGGGAACCGCAACATCCATTTCGGCATTCGCGAACACGCGATGGGCTCCGTGATGAACGGCATCGCATTGTACGGTGGGCTCGTGCCGTTCGGCGGGACGTTCCAGACGTTCTCGGATTATATGCGGCCCGCGATAAGGCTGGCTGCGCTGTCGCACATACAGGTAATTTACGTTTTCACGCACGATTCCATCGGGCTCGGCGAGGACGGCCCGACGCACCAATCCGTCGAGCACATCGCTGCGATGCGTGCGATACCGAAACTCGCCGTCATTCGCCCGTGCGACGCCCACGAGGTCCGCGAAGCGTGGCGTGCAGCACTAAAACGCACAGGCGCACCGACGGCGTTCGCGCTGTCGCGGCAAAAGGTCGCCTTGATCGACCGCAAAAAATACGCCGACGCAAAAGGCCTCCACAAAGGCGCGTACATCCTCGCCGAAGCCGAGACAAAAGCCGGCAAAGCGGCGACACCCAAACTCATCATAATCGCGACCGGCAGCGAGGTCGGCCTCGCACTCGAAGCACGCGAAAAACTCAATGCCGAAGGCATGCCGACGCGGGTCGTCTCGATGCCGAGCTGGGAATTCTTTGACAATCAGCCGCAGAAATACCGCGACGAGGTCCTGCCGCCGAAAATTACCGCACGCCTCGCCGTCGAAGCCGGCGTCTCGCAGGGCTGGCACAAATACGTCGGCGACCGCGGCGCGATCCTCGCCGTCGATAAATTCGGCACATCGGCTCCTGCCGAGGACGTATTCCGGGATTACGGTTTCACGGCGGAAAATGTGGTCGCGATGGCAAAAACATTGGACTAG